From Calothrix sp. PCC 6303, a single genomic window includes:
- a CDS encoding ATP-binding protein: MKKRILIIEDERIIACDIKHYLENSGYCIPGISAYGEDAIEQAGILQPDLILMDIMLKGDMNGIEAAQEITNRYHIPIVYLTAFSDQKTLEKAKITQPFGYILKPFDERQLITTIEVALNLHQTENMMQKELVYEKEKNDIKSRFVSMVSHEFRNPLTTILASAELLKYHNENIEESKRNEYIDYIQKSVQQMSQLLSDVLLIGKSELNKLEFEPQALQLEIFCQELVRNILYSTNNQNFIKFRVQGSCPSKSKDDFSPENLPLWDKKLLYHILNNLLTNAIKYSKERGVVNFDLFCLEKEVVFRIQDEGIGIPDQDQEELFTSFYRGKNVRDIPGNGLGLAIVKQSVELHGGEITFVSLEGVGTTFIVSIPYQYS, translated from the coding sequence GTGAAAAAAAGAATCCTGATTATTGAAGACGAAAGAATTATTGCCTGTGATATTAAGCATTATTTAGAAAATTCTGGCTATTGTATTCCTGGAATTTCAGCTTATGGAGAAGACGCTATTGAGCAAGCAGGAATTTTACAGCCAGATTTAATCCTCATGGATATAATGTTAAAAGGTGATATGAACGGCATCGAAGCTGCTCAAGAAATCACAAATAGATATCATATCCCAATTGTTTATCTCACAGCTTTTTCTGATCAAAAAACTCTTGAAAAAGCGAAAATAACTCAACCGTTTGGCTATATATTAAAACCTTTTGATGAAAGACAATTAATTACAACTATTGAAGTTGCTTTAAATTTACATCAAACAGAAAATATGATGCAGAAAGAACTTGTTTATGAGAAAGAAAAAAATGATATAAAATCACGTTTTGTTTCTATGGTTAGTCACGAATTTCGTAACCCATTAACCACTATATTAGCTTCTGCTGAATTGCTAAAATATCATAACGAAAACATTGAAGAGTCAAAAAGAAATGAATATATAGATTATATTCAAAAATCGGTTCAGCAAATGAGTCAGCTTTTAAGCGATGTGTTATTAATCGGTAAGTCAGAATTAAACAAACTAGAATTTGAGCCTCAGGCTCTTCAACTTGAAATATTCTGCCAAGAATTAGTTAGAAATATTCTCTATTCGACAAATAATCAAAATTTCATTAAATTTAGAGTGCAAGGATCTTGCCCATCTAAATCGAAAGATGATTTTTCTCCTGAAAATTTGCCTTTGTGGGATAAAAAGCTACTTTATCATATTTTGAATAATTTATTGACCAATGCAATTAAGTATTCTAAAGAGAGGGGAGTAGTTAATTTTGATTTGTTTTGTTTAGAAAAAGAAGTAGTTTTTCGGATTCAAGATGAAGGAATTGGAATTCCTGATCAAGATCAAGAAGAGTTATTTACATCATTTTATCGGGGTAAAAATGTCCGTGATATTCCTGGAAACGGCTTAGGTTTAGCAATCGTCAAACAGTCTGTCGAACTACATGGTGGAGAAATTACATTTGTTAGCCTCGAAGGAGTAGGAACTACATTTATTGTCTCAATTCCATATCAATATTCGTAG
- a CDS encoding TIGR04283 family arsenosugar biosynthesis glycosyltransferase, producing MDIINSQISVIIPVLNEAENIIKTIESVQLGKNFEIIVVDGGSQDCTVDIVNKLGINQILLSPPGRAVQMNAGAKIATGEILLFLHADTQLSSGFDVAVRETLEKPGIIAGAFTLRIDASSWGLRLIEWGVKMRSRFFQMPYGDQAIFITKQAFLANGGFPELPIMEDFELIRNLKKVSKIATVPVKVVTSPRRWLQKGIFKTTLINQIVVVSYFLGVSPTKIVHWYRGKKFRKF from the coding sequence ATAGATATTATTAATTCTCAAATTTCTGTTATTATTCCAGTTTTAAATGAAGCTGAAAACATCATCAAAACTATTGAAAGTGTTCAGTTAGGTAAAAATTTTGAGATTATAGTCGTTGATGGTGGTTCTCAAGATTGCACTGTTGATATTGTGAATAAATTGGGTATTAATCAGATCCTTTTATCTCCACCCGGTCGTGCTGTACAGATGAATGCAGGTGCTAAAATCGCAACTGGGGAAATATTGCTGTTTCTCCATGCAGATACTCAGCTTTCAAGTGGTTTTGATGTTGCGGTGCGAGAAACCCTAGAAAAACCAGGAATTATTGCAGGTGCCTTTACATTACGAATTGATGCATCTAGCTGGGGTTTACGTTTAATCGAGTGGGGAGTGAAAATGCGATCGCGCTTTTTCCAAATGCCTTATGGAGACCAAGCAATTTTTATCACCAAGCAAGCTTTTCTAGCTAACGGTGGATTTCCTGAATTACCTATTATGGAAGACTTTGAGTTGATTCGGAACTTGAAAAAAGTAAGTAAAATAGCTACAGTACCCGTAAAAGTTGTTACGTCACCACGACGATGGTTACAAAAAGGTATATTCAAAACAACTTTAATTAACCAGATTGTAGTGGTTTCTTACTTTCTTGGTGTGTCACCAACAAAAATTGTTCACTGGTATCGTGGTAAAAAATTCAGGAAATTTTAA
- a CDS encoding TVP38/TMEM64 family protein gives MKKNKFSSINNLILLSLAIIFVIIIAKLLNIQSLLQQSLIWVQSLGFWGPAAFMLIYNLATILFIPGSILTLGGGVLFGVFWGSIYVFIAATFGALFAFLIGRYFSRDWVSQKINKYPKFKAVDFAVAKEGLKIVFLTRLSPIFPFNLLNYAFGVTQVSLKDYILGSVGMIPGTILYVYIGSLAGDIAMIGAKTPAANPTLQWMVRIIGLVATITVTIYVTRIAKKALEESVNSEQ, from the coding sequence ATGAAAAAAAACAAATTTTCATCTATTAATAACCTCATACTGCTATCATTAGCAATAATATTTGTAATTATTATCGCTAAATTATTGAATATTCAATCCCTTCTACAACAATCATTAATTTGGGTGCAAAGTCTAGGATTTTGGGGACCAGCAGCTTTCATGCTGATCTATAACTTAGCCACAATCTTATTTATTCCAGGTTCAATTCTTACATTAGGTGGTGGAGTTTTATTTGGTGTATTTTGGGGGTCTATTTATGTTTTCATTGCCGCGACATTTGGAGCACTTTTTGCATTTTTAATTGGACGTTATTTTTCCAGAGATTGGGTTTCTCAAAAAATCAATAAGTATCCTAAATTCAAAGCAGTTGATTTTGCTGTAGCGAAAGAAGGTTTAAAAATTGTCTTTTTAACTCGATTGTCTCCGATATTTCCATTTAACTTATTAAATTATGCCTTTGGAGTTACACAAGTTTCTCTCAAAGACTATATCTTGGGTTCAGTTGGGATGATACCGGGGACAATTTTATATGTGTATATTGGTTCCCTTGCTGGTGATATTGCGATGATTGGTGCGAAGACTCCAGCAGCAAATCCAACTCTACAATGGATGGTTCGGATTATTGGCTTAGTCGCTACCATTACTGTAACAATTTATGTAACTCGCATCGCTAAAAAAGCATTGGAAGAATCAGTAAACAGTGAACAGTGA
- a CDS encoding mercuric reductase: MANSESHQVSLRPMDEHNQKLVSYVHPANWVNPKPAESYDLVVIGAGTAGLVVAAGAAGLGIGLKVALVEKHLMGGDCLNYGCVPSKCMIRSARVVGEILKAREFGVMTPQHIEVDFAYVMERMRRIRANISHNDSVERFQKLGVDVFLGNARFSKADTVEVGGKNLRFKKAVIATGARAIKPEIPGLEETGYLTNETVFSLTQQPKKLAVIGGGPIGCELAQTFRRLGCEVVIFHRGSHLLNREDGDAIDIIQKVFVREGIRLQRSCQIIRVEKELEGKRIYYTCNGRDSSVVVDEILAGAGRIPNVEGLNLEVAGVEYNTRDGVIVDDFLQTTNPRIYAAGDVCLDWKFTHTADAAARIAIKNILFSPFGLSRQRLSNLIVPWVTYTDPEVAHVGMYEYEAQAEGLNVSTIKIPFNIVDRAIADGEEEGFIKILHSKGSDQILGATIVASHAGEMISEITTAIVHKIGLSKLSSVIHPYPTQAEAIKKAADAYRRTLLTPRSQKLLSWLAKFS, from the coding sequence ATGGCTAATTCAGAATCTCATCAAGTTTCCTTACGTCCGATGGATGAGCATAATCAGAAACTTGTTTCCTATGTACATCCAGCTAATTGGGTAAATCCAAAACCCGCTGAATCTTATGATTTGGTAGTAATTGGTGCAGGTACAGCAGGTTTAGTTGTTGCTGCGGGTGCTGCGGGTTTGGGAATCGGTTTAAAGGTAGCTTTGGTAGAAAAACACCTCATGGGTGGAGACTGCTTAAACTATGGTTGCGTCCCTTCAAAATGTATGATCCGTTCTGCACGGGTAGTGGGAGAAATCTTAAAGGCAAGGGAATTTGGGGTGATGACACCTCAACATATCGAAGTAGATTTTGCCTACGTGATGGAACGGATGCGAAGAATACGTGCCAATATTAGTCATAACGATTCAGTAGAAAGATTTCAAAAGTTGGGAGTAGATGTTTTTCTGGGAAATGCCAGATTTTCCAAAGCTGATACAGTTGAAGTTGGAGGTAAAAATCTCCGGTTTAAAAAAGCTGTAATTGCTACAGGTGCTAGGGCAATTAAACCAGAAATTCCCGGTTTAGAGGAAACTGGTTATTTAACAAATGAAACAGTCTTTTCGTTGACACAACAACCTAAAAAACTTGCAGTAATTGGTGGTGGTCCCATCGGTTGTGAGTTAGCACAAACATTTAGACGCTTGGGTTGTGAGGTGGTGATTTTTCATCGTGGTTCCCATTTACTCAACAGGGAAGACGGGGATGCAATTGATATTATTCAAAAGGTTTTTGTGAGGGAAGGAATTCGCTTACAGCGCAGTTGTCAGATAATTAGGGTGGAAAAAGAGCTTGAAGGAAAGCGAATTTATTATACTTGCAATGGTCGAGATAGTTCAGTGGTGGTGGATGAAATCCTAGCTGGTGCAGGACGTATACCAAATGTGGAAGGGTTGAATTTAGAGGTGGCAGGAGTAGAATACAATACCCGTGATGGTGTAATCGTCGATGACTTTTTGCAGACCACAAATCCCAGGATATATGCAGCAGGAGATGTTTGTCTGGATTGGAAATTCACCCATACGGCAGACGCAGCGGCGAGGATTGCGATCAAAAATATATTATTCTCACCTTTTGGTTTATCACGTCAGCGTTTGAGTAACCTGATTGTACCTTGGGTGACTTATACCGACCCGGAGGTAGCACATGTAGGAATGTACGAATATGAAGCTCAAGCTGAAGGTCTAAATGTGAGTACCATCAAGATTCCTTTTAATATTGTGGATCGTGCGATCGCAGATGGAGAAGAAGAGGGTTTTATCAAGATTCTTCACAGCAAAGGCTCAGATCAAATTCTGGGTGCTACCATCGTCGCAAGCCACGCAGGGGAAATGATTTCTGAAATTACCACCGCGATTGTTCACAAAATTGGCTTAAGCAAGCTGAGTTCTGTAATTCATCCTTATCCTACACAAGCTGAAGCCATTAAAAAAGCAGCTGACGCATATCGTCGAACTTTACTCACTCCACGTAGTCAGAAGCTTCTAAGCTGGTTAGCAAAGTTTTCCTGA
- a CDS encoding DNA-binding protein — translation MLRLPLSINIINRRKRCSLLRGISPTEASQNLNVSQNSLYMLMQREQAYSQRINGRRLISESALMEYQARQGRSFG, via the coding sequence ATGCTAAGACTACCCTTAAGTATCAACATTATTAATCGCAGAAAAAGATGTTCCCTTTTACGAGGTATTTCACCAACAGAAGCATCTCAAAATCTAAATGTGAGCCAGAACAGCTTGTATATGTTGATGCAACGCGAACAGGCTTACTCACAGCGAATTAACGGACGTAGGCTAATTAGCGAAAGTGCATTGATGGAATATCAAGCTAGGCAAGGTAGATCTTTTGGTTAG
- the nuoB gene encoding NADH-quinone oxidoreductase subunit NuoB: MTDTIINSAQYPEVTQQLSENIILTTLDDLYNWAKMSSLYPMMFGTACCFMEFMAAYASRFDMERYGMIPRATPRQADLLITAGTITMKYAPNLVRLYEQMAEPKYVIAMGACTITGGMFSVDSPSAVRGVDKLIPVNVYIPGCPPRPEAVIDAIIKLRNKIADESIQERYKTQQTHRYYSIAHKMNVVSPINDGKYLTKPAMQSPSQELIEFTGLPLPLIRQSELEPST; the protein is encoded by the coding sequence ATGACTGACACAATTATCAACTCTGCTCAATATCCTGAAGTTACACAACAATTATCTGAGAATATTATTCTCACAACACTCGACGATCTTTACAACTGGGCAAAAATGTCCAGTTTGTACCCGATGATGTTTGGTACAGCTTGCTGCTTTATGGAATTTATGGCAGCCTATGCATCACGCTTTGATATGGAACGATATGGGATGATTCCCCGCGCAACTCCACGACAAGCAGATTTATTAATTACTGCTGGCACAATTACAATGAAATATGCGCCAAACTTGGTGCGACTTTATGAACAAATGGCAGAACCAAAGTATGTCATTGCTATGGGTGCTTGTACAATTACAGGTGGAATGTTTAGTGTAGATTCCCCCAGTGCTGTTAGAGGAGTCGATAAGTTAATTCCCGTTAATGTTTATATTCCCGGATGTCCTCCCAGACCAGAAGCTGTAATTGATGCAATTATTAAACTGCGAAATAAAATCGCTGATGAAAGCATCCAGGAAAGATATAAAACTCAGCAAACTCACCGTTATTACAGTATTGCCCACAAAATGAATGTGGTATCTCCAATCAATGATGGGAAATATTTGACTAAACCAGCAATGCAATCTCCATCTCAGGAATTAATAGAATTTACGGGATTGCCTTTACCTTTGATCAGACAATCCGAATTGGAACCTTCTACATAA
- a CDS encoding tetratricopeptide repeat protein → MDSKLAVIYLSVVVVILAIAVVSIFQQIFKTRKVESSFSRLQKKLSKEAGTAQEYYELASIYSEKKIYTQAIALFQKALKAAQVEEEENISLIYNGLGFTYFAQEQYDLAIRQYKEAIKANPKYVVGYNNLGHAYERKKLTTQALEMYEEVLKLEPNNTTAKRRAESLRRLVSV, encoded by the coding sequence ATGGATAGCAAATTAGCAGTTATTTATCTTTCTGTAGTGGTAGTGATATTGGCGATTGCCGTTGTCAGTATATTTCAGCAGATATTTAAAACCCGTAAAGTCGAAAGTTCTTTTTCCCGGTTACAGAAGAAACTCAGCAAAGAAGCTGGTACCGCACAGGAGTATTATGAACTAGCTAGCATCTACTCTGAAAAGAAGATCTACACTCAAGCGATCGCGTTATTCCAAAAAGCCCTAAAAGCTGCCCAAGTTGAAGAGGAAGAAAATATTTCCCTGATTTACAATGGGCTTGGTTTTACCTATTTTGCTCAAGAACAGTATGATTTGGCAATCCGTCAATACAAAGAAGCCATCAAAGCCAACCCGAAGTATGTAGTGGGATACAATAATCTTGGTCATGCTTATGAACGTAAAAAGTTAACCACTCAAGCCTTAGAAATGTACGAAGAAGTACTGAAGTTGGAACCTAATAACACCACAGCTAAACGTCGCGCTGAATCCCTCCGTCGCCTAGTATCAGTATAA
- a CDS encoding transporter substrate-binding domain-containing protein, which yields MRLFRRLIVIILTFSFCLFPLVAASDATELREIQQRGYLTVAVKDNIYPLGFRDAEGKLQGLEIDLAKRLAKDLLGDSQAVKLRAVNNRDRMAEVLDNRVDIAIARFTATASRARLVNFSIPYYLDGTVLVTKNTSVDDFGDLKKLKVGVLKGSSTISYIEYFIPSAELVGVDSYLTAQQSLEENKIDAFAADATVLSGWVRQYPQYRLLETRLSTEPLCVIIPKGLKHDPLRRKIDQAIALYLEQGWLQERIKFWGLPPSSILES from the coding sequence ATGAGATTATTTCGCCGACTAATTGTGATTATTTTGACATTTAGCTTTTGTCTTTTTCCTCTGGTTGCGGCTAGTGATGCTACTGAACTTCGGGAAATTCAGCAACGTGGCTATTTAACTGTAGCAGTGAAGGATAACATTTACCCTTTGGGTTTTCGTGATGCTGAGGGTAAACTCCAAGGTTTAGAAATTGATTTAGCTAAAAGGTTGGCTAAGGATCTATTGGGAGATTCCCAAGCTGTAAAATTGCGTGCTGTGAATAACCGCGATCGCATGGCTGAAGTATTGGATAATCGGGTGGATATTGCTATTGCCCGATTTACGGCAACGGCATCTCGCGCTCGGTTGGTTAATTTCAGTATTCCTTACTATTTAGATGGCACAGTATTAGTTACAAAAAATACTAGTGTAGATGATTTTGGAGATTTAAAAAAGCTGAAAGTAGGAGTTTTGAAGGGATCAAGTACAATATCTTATATTGAATATTTTATACCTAGTGCCGAATTAGTGGGCGTGGATTCCTATTTGACTGCACAGCAATCACTTGAGGAGAATAAAATTGATGCTTTCGCTGCTGATGCCACAGTTTTAAGTGGTTGGGTGCGGCAATATCCCCAATATCGGCTCCTAGAAACACGATTATCAACCGAACCATTGTGTGTAATAATTCCCAAAGGTTTGAAACACGACCCACTTCGACGGAAAATTGATCAAGCGATCGCACTTTACCTGGAACAAGGATGGCTGCAAGAAAGAATCAAATTTTGGGGATTGCCACCGTCTTCAATTTTGGAATCATGA
- a CDS encoding cysteine synthase A, producing MDIKNGFIGTIGNTPLIRLNSFSEQTGCEILGKAEFLNPGGSVKDRAALYIIQDAEAKGLLKPGGTVVEGTAGNTGIGLAHICNAKGYKCLIIIPNTQSQEKIDALVALGAEVRPVPAVPYKDPNNYVKLSGRIASEMENAIWANQFDNLANRLSHYETTGKEIWQQTDGKVDGWVASTGTGGTFAGVSMFLKEQNPQIKCVVADPMGSGLYSYIKTGEIKLEGSSITEGIGNSRITANMQDVPTDDAMQIDDHEALQVVSQLLKKDGLLMGGSTGINVAGAVRLAKQMGPGHTIVTILCDSGSRYQSRLYNPEWLASKGLKLGD from the coding sequence ATGGATATTAAGAATGGATTTATTGGGACAATTGGTAATACTCCCCTAATTAGATTAAACAGCTTTAGTGAACAAACAGGTTGTGAAATTTTAGGGAAAGCAGAATTTCTCAATCCTGGTGGTTCAGTTAAGGATCGTGCTGCACTATATATTATTCAAGATGCAGAAGCAAAAGGTTTGTTGAAGCCAGGGGGAACTGTAGTTGAAGGAACTGCGGGAAATACTGGTATTGGATTGGCACATATTTGTAATGCTAAGGGTTACAAATGCCTGATTATTATTCCTAATACTCAATCCCAGGAAAAAATTGATGCACTAGTAGCGTTGGGTGCGGAAGTTCGTCCAGTTCCCGCAGTCCCTTATAAAGATCCAAATAATTACGTGAAACTGTCGGGAAGAATTGCCTCGGAAATGGAAAACGCCATTTGGGCAAATCAATTTGATAATTTAGCGAATCGTCTTTCCCACTATGAAACCACCGGGAAAGAAATTTGGCAACAAACTGATGGAAAAGTTGATGGTTGGGTTGCATCCACTGGGACTGGTGGAACTTTTGCTGGAGTTTCTATGTTTTTGAAAGAACAAAATCCTCAAATTAAATGTGTTGTTGCTGACCCGATGGGTAGTGGATTATATAGTTATATAAAAACTGGGGAAATTAAATTAGAAGGTAGTTCCATTACTGAGGGAATTGGTAATAGTCGAATCACGGCAAATATGCAAGATGTCCCCACAGATGATGCAATGCAAATTGATGATCACGAAGCATTACAAGTGGTTTCTCAATTGTTAAAGAAGGACGGTTTATTGATGGGTGGTTCTACAGGAATTAATGTTGCTGGCGCTGTAAGATTAGCGAAGCAAATGGGACCAGGACATACTATTGTGACTATTTTATGCGATAGTGGTTCGCGTTATCAATCACGTCTTTATAATCCGGAGTGGTTAGCAAGTAAAGGTTTAAAATTAGGGGATTAG
- a CDS encoding Uma2 family endonuclease: protein MSFPLVLQFPSSMHVTDDQFFEFCLANPELRIEQNQFGDVYIMAPTGSETGNRNFNIALQVGIWAEKDGTGICFDSSTGFTLSTGAKRSPDVSWMQLERWNSLTAEQREKFAPICPDFVIELRSASDDLQVLKHKMAEYMREPGIKLGWLIDRKNRQVYVYRPGVEEECLDNPVTINGESILFGFSLDLSKIW from the coding sequence ATGTCATTTCCCCTCGTGTTGCAATTCCCATCTTCAATGCATGTAACTGATGATCAATTTTTTGAATTTTGTTTAGCAAATCCTGAATTGAGAATTGAACAAAATCAATTTGGAGATGTATATATCATGGCACCTACTGGTTCGGAAACCGGAAATCGAAATTTTAATATTGCTTTGCAAGTGGGGATTTGGGCAGAAAAAGATGGTACTGGTATTTGTTTTGATTCTAGTACTGGGTTTACACTTTCCACGGGTGCAAAACGTTCTCCTGATGTTTCTTGGATGCAATTAGAACGTTGGAATAGTTTAACAGCAGAACAGCGGGAAAAATTTGCCCCCATTTGTCCTGATTTTGTCATCGAATTACGATCTGCTTCTGATGATCTTCAAGTATTGAAGCATAAAATGGCTGAATATATGCGAGAACCAGGAATCAAACTTGGTTGGTTGATTGACAGAAAAAATCGCCAAGTTTATGTATATCGTCCAGGAGTGGAAGAGGAATGTTTAGATAATCCTGTGACAATTAATGGTGAATCTATTTTATTTGGGTTTAGCTTGGATTTAAGTAAAATTTGGTAA
- a CDS encoding peroxiredoxin, protein MALRLGDTVPNFTQASTHGEIDFHNWAGDSWVVLFSHPADFTPVCTTELGTVAKLKPEFDKRNVKAIALSVDDVESHNGWVGDIEETQGTALNYPILADPDRKVSELYDMIHPNAAATVTVRSVFVIDPSKKLRLSFTYPPSTGRNFDEILRVIDSLQLTDDYSVATPADWKDGDDCVIVPSLKDPEVLKEKFPKGYQEVKPYLRMTPQPNK, encoded by the coding sequence ATGGCTCTCCGTTTAGGTGATACAGTACCAAACTTTACTCAAGCCTCCACCCATGGCGAGATTGACTTTCACAATTGGGCTGGTGATAGTTGGGTTGTATTGTTTTCGCACCCGGCTGATTTTACACCAGTTTGCACCACCGAATTAGGCACCGTTGCCAAACTCAAACCAGAATTCGATAAGCGCAACGTGAAAGCGATCGCACTCAGCGTTGATGATGTAGAATCCCATAATGGTTGGGTGGGTGACATCGAAGAAACCCAAGGAACTGCTCTCAATTATCCGATTTTGGCAGATCCTGACCGTAAGGTTTCCGAACTTTATGACATGATTCATCCCAATGCAGCGGCAACTGTAACAGTACGTTCAGTATTTGTTATAGACCCTAGCAAAAAATTACGTCTCAGCTTTACCTATCCTCCCAGCACTGGACGCAACTTTGACGAAATTCTCCGAGTCATTGATTCGTTGCAACTCACAGACGATTACAGCGTTGCTACCCCTGCTGACTGGAAAGATGGTGATGATTGTGTGATTGTTCCATCCCTGAAAGATCCTGAAGTTCTTAAGGAAAAATTTCCTAAAGGTTATCAAGAAGTTAAACCTTACTTACGGATGACTCCCCAACCAAATAAGTAG
- the hpsP gene encoding hormogonium polysaccharide biosynthesis glycosyltransferase HpsP — MKVLQIVPSISLIYGGPSQMVLGLAPALGKAGVKVTILTTDSNGDNGQKSLDVPLNQPIVKDGYEIIYFRCSPFRRYKFSLDLLNWLKIHAHEYDLAHIHALFSPVSSLAARICRQQKLPYILRPLGTLDPADLIKKRQLKKLYAALLERPNLAGAAAIHFTSDQEAKISERFGVFTKDLVLPLGVIPSEYLGNQNSIRSQYNIPQDIPIVLFMSRIDPKKGLDILIPALENLLLEGLKFHFILAGTNPQDPGYEESIRKQIQNSSLGTHTTITGFVTGESKSALLQAADIFVLPSYYENFGIAVAEAMVAGKPVIISDQVHICREVEGSESGWVGKTEVETQTRMLREALKDPQECQRRGLNAQKYALGHYSWDAIALQLIQAYSQLISSTVKFF, encoded by the coding sequence ATGAAAGTATTACAGATAGTTCCTTCGATTTCTCTGATTTATGGTGGTCCGAGTCAAATGGTTTTGGGGTTAGCGCCTGCTTTGGGAAAAGCAGGAGTCAAGGTGACTATTTTGACGACTGATAGTAATGGAGATAATGGACAAAAATCATTAGATGTTCCGTTGAATCAGCCAATTGTGAAAGACGGTTATGAAATAATTTATTTTCGTTGTTCACCATTTCGTCGTTACAAGTTTTCTCTGGATTTACTAAATTGGTTAAAAATTCATGCTCATGAATATGATTTAGCGCATATTCATGCTTTATTTTCCCCTGTTAGCAGTCTAGCAGCAAGGATTTGTCGTCAGCAAAAGTTACCTTATATTCTGCGACCTTTAGGAACTTTAGATCCGGCTGATTTGATAAAAAAAAGGCAATTAAAAAAACTATATGCTGCATTATTAGAACGTCCGAATTTAGCTGGTGCTGCTGCAATTCATTTTACTAGTGATCAAGAAGCTAAAATTTCTGAAAGATTTGGAGTATTTACGAAAGATTTGGTATTACCTTTGGGTGTTATCCCTTCAGAATATCTAGGTAATCAAAATTCGATTCGCAGTCAATATAATATTCCGCAAGATATCCCAATAGTGTTATTTATGTCGCGGATTGACCCGAAAAAGGGTTTGGATATTTTGATCCCCGCATTAGAAAATTTGTTGTTAGAGGGGTTAAAATTTCATTTTATCTTGGCTGGGACAAATCCCCAAGATCCAGGTTACGAAGAAAGTATTAGAAAACAAATCCAAAATTCTTCTTTAGGTACACATACAACCATTACTGGTTTTGTTACAGGTGAGTCAAAGTCAGCTTTGCTACAAGCTGCCGATATATTTGTATTACCTTCATACTACGAAAACTTTGGGATTGCGGTAGCTGAGGCGATGGTAGCAGGTAAACCCGTGATAATTTCGGATCAGGTGCATATTTGCCGCGAAGTTGAGGGAAGTGAATCGGGATGGGTGGGTAAAACTGAAGTAGAAACACAAACCCGGATGTTGCGAGAAGCATTGAAAGACCCCCAAGAATGTCAGCGTCGGGGTTTAAACGCTCAAAAATACGCTTTAGGGCATTATAGCTGGGACGCGATCGCACTCCAGCTAATCCAGGCTTATAGTCAACTTATTTCCTCAACTGTAAAGTTTTTCTAA